The following is a genomic window from bacterium.
TTTTATACCGATATGGCGGGAAAAATGGAAAATCCGGCCATGAGCCATGTATTCAAGGATTTTGCGGGTGAGGAACTCCAGCACAAGAGAAAACTGCTCATGATCAAGGATGAGAAAATACTTGCTGTCCATCCAGGGAAAGTCATGGACCTTAAAATCACTGACTATCTCGTACCCTCCGAACCAACCCCGGACATGGGGTACCAGGAAGTACTCATGCTGGCTATGCAGAAGGAAAAAGCCGCCTTCAGGCTCTATATAAATCTCTCTGAAAAAGCAGGGGAGGAAAATCTCCGGAACCTCTTTCTTTTCCTCGCGCAGGAGGAAGCGAAACACAAGCTGCGTTTCGAGCTCGAATATGACGACCATGTGATGACCGATAATTAAATTTCGGAACTGCACGTACCCCTGATTATCGATGTGATATTATCCTTACATTGAGTCCGTAAAAAAGCAGCAATGGGAATCTTTTTTTGATTTCATACGTATAATGCTATAACACTACTCCATCATATACGAGGAAATCATGGAACAGAAAACCGTATATATACCATCCATTTCCTGCAAACACTGTGTCATGACCATCGAGCGCGAGCTCATGGAGCTCGATGGCGTAATATCGGTGAAAGGTGATCCGTCCACTCGGATGGTGACCGTACAGTGGAAATCTCCACTCACATGGGACGGGATAGCGCAGACACTGGATGAAATGGGCTTTGCGCCGGGTAAATGAAGGTTTCATTTCCCCACTGTTTTTTTAGAGTCCGACAGTATTGAAAAAGTGAAGTATAATGAGTGATGAAGAAAAAATTGCATCTCAGATGGTCACGCTTCCCGTTATCGGCATGACCTGCGCCAACTGCGCAGCGGCAATAGAACGTACACTGACAAGAAAAGTGCCGGGAGTAACTGCGGCGACGGTCAATCTCGCTGCCGAAACTGTTTCTGTCGAATTTGATCCTTCGACGGCAACCCTTGAAGCACTTGCCGAGGCTGTTGACAGGGCGGGTTATACGCTCGTGCTTCCCCGTGAGGGTGAAGGGGAAAGCGATGATGAGCAGAAAGCCCGTGAAGCGGAAATCCGGAGAGAGCGTCGCGCCTTTGTGACAGGGGTTGTTTTCACCGTTCCACTTTTCGCTCTCAGCATGGCCCGTGACTTTTCTCTTATTGGTCCATGGGCGCATGAATCATGGGTCAACTGGCTGTTTTTTCTCCTTGCGACGCCGGTTCAGTTTTATACGGGTTTCGGGTATTATATCGGGGGATTCAAGAGTATCAGGAACAGAAGCGCGAATATGGATGTTCTCGTTGCTCTCGGGTCATCGACCGCCTATTTCTATTCCCTGTCCCTCATCATGTTCCCTGTGCTCGGGCATCATGTATATTTCGAAACCTCGGCGTTGATCATAACCCTCATCAAACTCGGAAAACTCCTCGAAGCCGGGGCGAAAGGAAGAGCTTCCCATGCGATACGGAAGCTCATGGACCTTACCCCGTCCACGGCCCATATTGAGCGGGATGGCTCGGAGTTCGATATTCCCGCCGACCGTGTCAGTCCGGGCGATATTGTGATCGTCCGTCCGGGAGAACGTATTCCGGTGGATGGTATCGTGGTTTCGGGAATGTCCGCTGTGGATGAAAGCATGATGACCGGCGAACCGATCCCGATCGACAAAGCGGATGGTGATACCGTGTTCGGAGCGACCATCAACGTCCATGGACGCCTTAAAATCAAGGCGACAGGTGTGGGTAAAGATACCGTCCTCGCCCAGATTATCAGCCTCGTAACCCGTGCCCAGGGAAGCAAGGCTCCGATTCAGCGTCTCGCGGACAGAGTATCGGCATTTTTTGTCCCGTCGATCATCGGAATCGCCCTTGTCACCTTTACGCTGTGGTGGATTATCGGCGGGGAATTTGTTCCGGCGATGATCCGGATGGTTGCGGTGCTGGTAATTGCCTGCCCCTGTGCGCTCGGTCTCGCAACACCGACCGCGGTCATGGTCGGCTCCGGTAAAGGCGCCTCCATGGGTATACTCTTCAGGAACAGCGAAGCGCTCGAAACAGCGCACCATCTCACCACAGTCATGTTTGACAAAACGGGGACTATAACGTTCGGGAAACCGGTTCTAACCGATTGGATTCCCCTCGGCGGAGACGGCGAAAAAGATTTTATACTCGCAGCAAGCGCCGAGGCAGCCTCCGAACACCCCCTTTCAAGGGCGGTTGTAAACGGCGCCCGGGAACGGGGATATGTTCTCACTGAGCCCGAGGCATTCGAGGCGGTCCCCGGGTGGGGCATACGCGCCCGTGTGGACGGTCATTATGTGATGGTGGGAAACCCGGAATGGGTTGCCGATGGTATGATACCGGGAGATTTCGATACCACAAGGATGGAGGCACTGACACACGCGGGAAAAACTGTAATGGCAGCGCGTATCGATAACCGTATAGCCGGTATTATCGGAGTTTCGGACGAAATAAAACCCGATGCCGCTCTGGCTGTATCGAGCCTGAAGGAAATGGGAATCGAGCCGGTAATGCTCACTGGCGATAATGAACGTACTGCCTCGGCGATAGCGTTACAGGTGGGAATTGACCGTGTCGCCGCCGGGATATTGCCGGATGCGAAAGAAACAGTAGTCAGTGAATATCAGCTTCGTGGGGCGCTGGTGGGCATGGTTGGCGACGGCATCAATGATTCGCCGGCTCTCGCGCGGGCAGATGTGGGAATAGCCATGGGTACAGGTACGGACGTGGCAATGGAAGCCTCCGATGTGACTCTCGTCGGAGGAGAACTGAGCGGTGTCGTGCGGGCGATACGACTTTCACGGGCAACCATGAAGACGATAAAACAAAACCTTTTCTGGGCCTTTTTCTATAATATATCCCTGATTCCAGTTGCGGCTGGTGTACTTCACACCGTTCCCTGGGTACCCGGATTCATACGGGACCTCCATCCGGCCATGGCGGCGGGTGCGATGGCATTTTCAAGCGTAACGGTTATCCTGAACAGCTTGAGATTGTCACGGAAGAGAGTTTAATGCCTGTTTCAGCGCAGCATCTCCTCGCTCCATGAACCTCATCTAGATAATTTACAAATACATTCTTACACATTCCGCGCCGCGTCGCAGCCGGAAAACGCACAACCGTAAGAATTTGTAACATAATTACTCCGCGTCATTCACTTAAATCTCCAGGTCATTGAGTTTTGAAAAAAGACAGGATTATCTTTCCTTGAAAAATTTTGTTTTATCGCTCTTGACAATTTTTTGATTATTATTATTATACTAAGACTAATATTGGAAAATTCCTCATGATAATTATAGTTTATTTGTACAGTATGTTTGAAAAAAAACTGTGAGCATACCTATATATATCAAATGATTGTTGCCCTGAGTCAAGTAATATTGAATAAAATCGCAGACAGTGTTTTCACTATATTTTTAAAGCAATTAAAGAAAACGTAACATTGAAAAAACAGAGAATTGATCAAACTAATAAAACTTTAAATAACCAAATAAATATTTTTTATTGTTGCTAAAATGAAACGAACAGTATATTATTGTTGCTTATATGGGATTCCGATAAAAAATTCATTTCAGTTCTGCCATTTCTCCAGAAAAAAAATTGACAAGAAATAAAATTTTTCATATGTTCTGTCATTACGTTATTAATGTTCAGTAATGAAAAGCAAGGAACAAGTGGTTTTTTATTTATATTCAAAGTGGTAAAAAGTCACTGTATTTGTCTGACACTTAACATTCTAAAATTAATAAAGGGGGTGATGGCTGGCACGTAGTCCTTTTTGTATTCCAAAATCAGAGAAGTAAACACTGAGTAATTCGAGAGGAATTACATCGGATTTAATTTCTCTTGAAAGGGGAGGAAAAAGTGAAAAAGTTTATTTTGATTATTACTTTATTATTTGTAGCATCGACTGTTTTTGCCGCTAATTTTGCACCGACAGTCATGAAGATGTCTGCTGCAAGTGCTATCAAATATGATTTTGGTGGTGCGAAACTTGATATCCCGGTTAAGGTTACCGGTACGCCTGCTATGGCCATTTTCCTCGTATACACCAAGGATCAGGCGAACGGCATTAACAATGTCGTCAACGGTTACCTCGGCTGGCATACAGTCAACAAGATTGACACCTGTATTTATGCGTCTTCTGCACAGCAGCTCGCTGTCGGAAGCAACACCATTTCCTGGAGCGGGAAAGACCAGGATGGCAAGGTCGTTCCGAAGGGAACCTATACCTATTACATCTGGGCATACGACAATGTAACTGCAAAAGTATTTGCATGCCCGGTACTGACACCTAACATGGGTCGGAATTCCAACATCTATACCCGTGACTTCAAGGGAAACAAACTTGCGAAGCCGCTGGTATATGGTTCACCGACGAAGAATTCCGAAGATACCGGTGATCAGGGTGAAGTGGAAGTCCGCTGGGTCCGCCAGAAGTGGATTCTGGGCAGCGATCCTCTCGA
Proteins encoded in this region:
- a CDS encoding heavy-metal-associated domain-containing protein, which encodes MEQKTVYIPSISCKHCVMTIERELMELDGVISVKGDPSTRMVTVQWKSPLTWDGIAQTLDEMGFAPGK
- a CDS encoding heavy metal translocating P-type ATPase produces the protein MSDEEKIASQMVTLPVIGMTCANCAAAIERTLTRKVPGVTAATVNLAAETVSVEFDPSTATLEALAEAVDRAGYTLVLPREGEGESDDEQKAREAEIRRERRAFVTGVVFTVPLFALSMARDFSLIGPWAHESWVNWLFFLLATPVQFYTGFGYYIGGFKSIRNRSANMDVLVALGSSTAYFYSLSLIMFPVLGHHVYFETSALIITLIKLGKLLEAGAKGRASHAIRKLMDLTPSTAHIERDGSEFDIPADRVSPGDIVIVRPGERIPVDGIVVSGMSAVDESMMTGEPIPIDKADGDTVFGATINVHGRLKIKATGVGKDTVLAQIISLVTRAQGSKAPIQRLADRVSAFFVPSIIGIALVTFTLWWIIGGEFVPAMIRMVAVLVIACPCALGLATPTAVMVGSGKGASMGILFRNSEALETAHHLTTVMFDKTGTITFGKPVLTDWIPLGGDGEKDFILAASAEAASEHPLSRAVVNGARERGYVLTEPEAFEAVPGWGIRARVDGHYVMVGNPEWVADGMIPGDFDTTRMEALTHAGKTVMAARIDNRIAGIIGVSDEIKPDAALAVSSLKEMGIEPVMLTGDNERTASAIALQVGIDRVAAGILPDAKETVVSEYQLRGALVGMVGDGINDSPALARADVGIAMGTGTDVAMEASDVTLVGGELSGVVRAIRLSRATMKTIKQNLFWAFFYNISLIPVAAGVLHTVPWVPGFIRDLHPAMAAGAMAFSSVTVILNSLRLSRKRV
- a CDS encoding ferritin family protein encodes the protein FYTDMAGKMENPAMSHVFKDFAGEELQHKRKLLMIKDEKILAVHPGKVMDLKITDYLVPSEPTPDMGYQEVLMLAMQKEKAAFRLYINLSEKAGEENLRNLFLFLAQEEAKHKLRFELEYDDHVMTDN